From the genome of Silurus meridionalis isolate SWU-2019-XX chromosome 12, ASM1480568v1, whole genome shotgun sequence, one region includes:
- the LOC124394847 gene encoding uncharacterized protein LOC124394847 — protein MKQIYRVPFERNTERVKQLRYDYVQRVMELEADAMGHELLFVDEAGFNLSKTRRRGRNITGHRAIINVPGQRGGNITMCAAISQNGVVHHHATIGPYNTAHIIAFLDTLHDMLTVQRPEHTRYVIIWDNVSFHRAALVRNWFTDHPSFMALNLPPYSPFLNPIEEFFSAWRRKVYDRHPHQQVALLQAMEEACGDIDQASCQAWIRHSRRYFPRCLGLEDIACDVDEILWPDPERRHDVG, from the exons ATGAAGCAAATTTACAGAGTTCCTTTTGAGAGAAACACAGAACGTGTAAAACAACTGCGATATGACTATGTGCAG AGAGTGATGGAACTAGAAGCAGATGCAATGGGACATGAGCTACTTTTTGTAGATGAGGCCGGTTTTAACCTCAGTAAAACCAGGAGACGTGGCAGGAACATTACTGGACACCGTGCCATCATCAATGTCCCAGGACAACGTGGTGGTAACATAACCATGTGTGCAGCTATAAGCCAAAATGGTGTTGTTCACCATCATGCAACCATAGGCCCATacaacactgcacacattaTTGCATTCCTGGACACCTTACATGACATGCTAACTGTTCAGAGACCAGAGCATACCCGATATGTCATCATATGGGACAATGTTAGTTTCCATAGGGCTGCTTTGGTCCGCAACTGGTTTACAGACCACCCATCCTTCATGGCACTCAAcctccctccatactctccaTTCTTAAATCCCATCGAGGAGTTCTTCTCTGCCTGGCGCAGGAAAGTGTACGACCGTCATCCTCATCAACAGGTAGCCCTTTTACAGGCAATGGAGGAGGCATGTGGAGATATTGACCAGGCATCATGTCAGGCCTGGATACGGCATTCAAGGAGATATTTTCCCCGGTGCCTTGGACTGGAGGATATTGCATGCGATGTGGACGAAATTTTGTGGCCGGACCCAGAAAGACGACATGATGTAGGCTGa
- the LOC124394926 gene encoding transcobalamin-1-like, with protein sequence MAFKVATLVSTVMLIYFVAPLVFTSDLPQPNSISLMVYNSITNKKNLTFTTDIAYRGILLGAMRKIQAATNKFRFTIKEDPNYGPFLVSVNGLAGNSTDHTYWQLLVKLSNGTLIIPDVGVGCYIPNPQDTVILKFTKW encoded by the exons ATGGCCTTCAAAGTTGCAACTCTCGTGTCTACAGTTATGCTGATATATTTCGTGGCTCCCCTGGTCTTCACTTCAG ATCTCCCACAGCCCAATAGTATTTCACTGATGGTTTACAACTCAATCACTAACAAGAAGAATTTAACTTTCACCACTGACATTGCATACAGAGGAATCTTACTAGGTGCTATGAGAAAGATCCAAGCAGCCACGAATAAGTTCAG ATTCACCATAAAAGAGGATCCAAACTATGGTCCATTCCTTGTGAGCGTGAACGGACTGGCAGGAAATTCAACTGACCATACATACTGGCAGCTTCTTGTCAAACTAAGTAATGGCACCCTAATAATTCCTGATGTCG GTGTTGGATGTTACATACCAAACCCGCAAGACACAGTTATCCTTAAATTCACCAAATGGTAA